The window TCTTATCTAAAAGACTGCGGACACAGCATTTTTCTAGATATAAAATTGCACGACATTCCCAATACAGTCGAATCCGCCATGCGGGTTCTGGCAAAACTAGGTGTGGATATGACTAATGTTCACGCTGCAGGTGGGGTTGAGATGATGAAGGCTGCCCGCAGAGGATTAGGTTCAGAGGCTGTATTGATTGCAGTCACTCAGCTGACCTCTACTTCTGAAGAGCAAATGCGAGCTGACCAAAATATCCAGACCAGTTTGCAGGATGCGGTTGTTCACTATGCGCAAAAGGCGGCACAAGCTGGTCTTGACGGAGTCGTTTGTTCAGCACATGAAGTTGCATTGATTAAAGGTGCTACGAGGTCGGATTTTGTCTGCTTGACACCAGGTATTCGACCAGCTGGGGACGATCTAGGTGATCAAAAACGAGTTATGACACCGGCTGAGGCAGCCAGAATTGGAAGTAACTATATCGTGGTTGGTCGTCCCGTTACACGAGCTGAAAATCCTTACCAGGCCTATCTGGCTATTAAGGAGGAATGGGCACAGCATTCCTAGAAATAGAAATTCTATAGATAAACATGTACAAATCTGTTTGGCGAAATAGGTTTGAAATTCTTTACGCACTTTAAGGAGGTCTATTATGACACTAGCAACAGAAATCGCATCACACTTGTTGGACATTAAGGCAGTTCACCTGCGTCCAGAAAAGCCA is drawn from Streptococcus sp. 29892 and contains these coding sequences:
- the pyrF gene encoding orotidine-5'-phosphate decarboxylase, with amino-acid sequence MKEKRPIIALDFASKGEVQSFLEQFPAHEKLYVKVGMELYYAEGPSIISYLKDCGHSIFLDIKLHDIPNTVESAMRVLAKLGVDMTNVHAAGGVEMMKAARRGLGSEAVLIAVTQLTSTSEEQMRADQNIQTSLQDAVVHYAQKAAQAGLDGVVCSAHEVALIKGATRSDFVCLTPGIRPAGDDLGDQKRVMTPAEAARIGSNYIVVGRPVTRAENPYQAYLAIKEEWAQHS